The Chlorocebus sabaeus isolate Y175 chromosome 6, mChlSab1.0.hap1, whole genome shotgun sequence genome has a segment encoding these proteins:
- the PLAUR gene encoding urokinase plasminogen activator surface receptor — MGHPLLLPLLLLLHTCVPASWGLRCMQCKSNGDCRVEECALGQDLCRTTIVRMWEEGEELELVEKSCTHSEKTNRTMSYRTGLKITSLTEVVCGLDLCNQGNSGRAVTFSRSRYLECISCGSSDMSCERGRHQSLQCRSPEEQCLDMVTHWIQEGEEGRPKDDRHLRGCGYLPGCPGSNGFHNNDTFHFLKCCNTTKCNEGPILELENLPQNGHQCYSCKGNSTHGCSSEETFLIDCRGPMNQCLVATGTYEPKNQSYMVRGCVTASMCQRAHLGDAFSMNHINVSCCTESGCNHPDLDVQYRKGAAPQPGPAHLSLTITLLMTARLWGGTLLWT; from the exons ATGGGTCACCcgctgctgctgccactgctgctgctgctccacaCCTGCGTCCCAG CCTCTTGGGGCCTGCGGTGCATGCAATGTAAGAGCAACGGCGATTGCCGGGTAGAAGAGTGCGCCCTAGGACAGGACCTCTGCAGGACCACGATCGTGCGCATGTGGGAAG AAGGGGAAGAGCTGGAGCTGGTGGAGAAAAGCTGTACCCACTCAGAGAAGACCAACAGGACCATGAGCTATCGGACTGGCTTGAAGATCACCAGCCTTACCGAGGTTGTGTGTGGGTTAGACTTGTGCAACCAGGGCAACTCTG GCCGGGCTGTCACCTTTTCCCGAAGCCGTTACCTTGAATGCATTTCCTGTGGCTCATCAGACATGAGCTGTGAGAGGGGCCGGCACCAGAGCCTGCAATGCCGCAGCCCTGAAGAACAGTGCCTGGATATGGTGACCCACTGGATCCAGGAGGGTGAAGAAG GGCGTCCAAAGGATGACCGCCACCTCCGAGGCTGTGGCTACCTTCCCGGCTGCCCAGGCTCCAATGGTTTCCACAACAACGACACCTTCCACTTCCTGAAGTGTTGCAACACCACCAAATGCAACGAGGGCCCAA TCCTGGAGCTTGAAAATCTGCCACAGAATGGCCACCAGTGTTACAGCTGCAAGGGGAACAGCACCCATGGATGCTCCTCTGAAGAGACTTTCCTCATTGACTGCCGAGGCCCCATGAATCAATGTCTGGTAGCCACCGGCACTTACG AACCGAAAAACCAAAGCTATATGGTAAGAGGCTGTGTAACCGCCTCAATGTGCCAACGTGCCCACCTGGGTGACGCCTTCAGCATGAACCACATCAATGTCTCCTGCTGTACTGAAAGTGGCTGTAACCACCCAGACCTGGATGTCCAGTACCGCAAGGGGGCTGCtccccagcctggccctgcccatctcagcctcaccaTCACTCTGTTAATGACTGCCAGACTGTGGGGAGGCACTCTCCTCTGGACCTAA